The nucleotide sequence GGATCGCCCCCAGCGACGCCGTCAGGTCGTCGTCAGCTCGGAGCTCCTGGAACGCGTTGCCGGCCATGACCGCCAGCTCGAACTCGCCCGAAGCGGTGAGGCCGGCCGCCGTGCCCTCGACCCACTCGACGTCGGTGCGCCGGCGGGCCCGGGCCAGCGCGGCGGGGTCGGGGTCGAGCCCGCACAACCGGCCGGCGTGCCCCTCGGCACGGGCGCGGCGCAGCAACCCGCCCGGCCCGCAGCCGACGTCGAGGACGGAGCCGGCCGCCATGACCCGCTCGAGGTAGAAGTCGTCGCCGGGACCCCAGGGGTTGAGCACCTCGTAGAGCGCCGCCACGTCGTCGTCGGTGTACACCCGCGCCAGCCTAGGCCCGCTGACCTGCACGTCAATCGAATATGCACGGGACGTGAAGGTCGCGGCGGTTGCTTGGGAGCATGACCGAACAGAAGATCATTGCAGTGGTGGGCGCCACCGGGCAGCAGGGCGGCGGGGTCGCGCGGGCGATCCTCGACGACCCCGAGCGGCGGTTCGCGCTCCGGGCGCTCACCCGGCGGCCCGACTCGGACGCGGCGAAGGCGCTGGCCGCCCAGGGTGCGGAGATCGTCACCGCCGACCTCGACGACGAGGCGAGCGTGCGGGCCGCGCTCGACGGCGCCTACGGTGGCTTCTTCGTCACAGCGTTCTGGGAGTACAACTCCGTCGAGCGCGAGCAGCGCCAGGCCCGGGTGCTGGCCGGCGCGGCCGCGGCGGCGGGCCTGCGGCACGTGATCTGGTCGACGCTGCCCGACACCCGCGCGCACATCGACCCCGACGACGACCGCGCGCCGACCCTGGAGGGCGGCTACAAGGTGCCGCACTTCGACGGCAAGGGCGAGGCCGACGCCTTCTTCGCCGAGGCCGGCGTCCCGACGACCTACCTGTCGACGACCTTCTACTTCGAGGCGTTCATCGACTTCTTCCGGCCGGCCCGCGGCGAGGACGGCGTGCTGTCGGTGAAGGTGCCGATGGGCGACAGCAAGCTGCCCGGCATCGCGGCGGAGGACATCGGCCGGACGGCGTTCGGCATCTTCGCGCGCGGCCCGGAGCTGGCCGGGCAGACGGTGAGCATCTCCGGCGAGAACCTCACCGGCGCGGAGTACGCGGCGGCGTTCAGCAAGGAGCTGGGCGAGACGGTCGAGTACCGGCCGATGAGCCTCGACGAGGTCCGCGCGCTGCCGGTGCCGGGCGCCGACGACATCGCGAACATGTTCTTCTTCTACGCCGAGCACGAGGACGCCTTCGCCGGGGCGCGGGTGCCTGAGAAGGTCCGCGAGCTCAACCCGCACCTGCAGGACTTCGCCGGCTGGCTGGCCGCCCATCGCGACGCGTTCACCGCGACCAGGTGATCGGAATACCGCTTCCGGACCCGTCGTTGGCTCCCACGAGTGGGCGACGGGTCCGGAGGAGGTGGCGTGGCCGACGAGCTGCGGTTCGAGCTGCTCGGGCCGGTGCGCGCCTGGCGCGGCGACGACGAGGTCGCGCTGGGCTCGCCGCAGCAGCGCTCGCTGCTCGCGTTCCTCCTGCTGCAGGACGGCACGCCGGTGACGGCCGGCCAGGCGGTCGCGGCGCTCTGGGACGGCGAGCCGCCGCCGGCCGCCGTCGGCATGGTCCGCTCGTACGTGTCGCGGCTGCGCCGGGCGCTGGGTCCCGGTGCCGTCGGGTCGGTCGCGGGCGGGTACGCCGTCCGGGCCGGTCGCACCGACCTGACGGAGTTCCGCCGGCTGCTGGCCGCGGCCCGGTCGGTGTGGCGCTCCGGCGACGGTGACGCGGCGGCTGCGGCGACGGCGTTGCGCTCGGCCCTCGCGCTCTGGCAGGGCACCCCGCTGGCCGGTGTGCCGGCCGACTTCGCCGCGTTCGAACGGGTCCGGCTGGCCGAGCTGCGGCTGACGGCGCTCGAGGACCTCGCCGCGGCCGACATCGGCGCCGGCCGCTCCGCCGAGGCTGCCGCCGACCTCGCCGAGCTGGCCGCCGAGGAGCCGCTGCGCGAGCGGCCGCGCGAGCTGCTCATGCTGGCGCTCTACCGGTCCGGGCGGCAGGCCGACGCCCTCGCCGTCTTCGCCGACGTCCAGCGCCGGCTGGCCGACGAGCTGGGCCTCTACCCGGGCCCGGACCTGCGCGAGATGCAGCGGCGCATCCTCGCGGCCGACCCCGCCCTCGACCTGCCCGACGCGGTGCCAGCCGAGCCGCGGCCGTCGCCGCCGGCGTTCGCCGGGCCGGTCGCGCGGCCCTGCCAGCTGCCGCCCGACCTGCCGGACTTCGTGGGCCGGCGGGAGGAGCTGGCCGCGGCGGCGGCCGCGCTGACCCCGTCGGCCGGGACCGTCCCCGTCGTCGGCGTCGAAGGGCTGGCCCGCATCGGCAAGACCGCGTTCGCCGTGCACCTCGGGCGCACGCTTCCCCACTTCACCGAGGGCCACCTGTTCGTCGACCTCGCCACGTCCGCCGACCCGCTGACCGAGCTGCTGCGCGGCATCGGGGTGCCGGCCGGCGAGCTGCCGGGCTCGGCCGGCGAGCGGGCCACGCTCTGGCGCACGCTGTCGGCGGACCGGCGGCTGCTGATCGTGCTCGACGACGCCCGCGACGGCGCGCAGGTGCGGTCGCTGCTGCCCGGCGCGGGCGGCGCGGCGGTGCTGGTGACCGCACGGCAGCGGCTCTACGGCCTGGCCGCGACCCGCTGGCTGACGCTCGGCGTGCTGCCCGGCGACGACGCGCGGACGCTGCTCGAGCGGCTGGTCGGGGCCGAGCGGCTGCGCCGCGAGCCGGACGCCGCCCGCACGCTGCTCGGCCGAGCCGGCGGGCTGCCGCAGGTGGTGCAGACGCTCGGCGAGCGCATCGCGTCGCGGCCGGACTGGACGCTGGCCGTCGCACTCGAGCGGCTGCACCGGCCTGAGCCGGGCTCGCCGGTGCGCCCGCCGGAGTGCTCGGCGATCGAGGACCCGTACGACGCGATGCTCGTGGGCCTGGCGCCCGAGCAGGTCCGGGCGTTCCTGCTGCTGTCGGTGCCGGAGCTGCCGGAGGTCACGCCGGCGATGGCGGCGCAGGTGCTCGGGCTGCCGCTCGACGCCGCCGCCGCGCTGGTCGAGTCGCTGGTCGACCTGCATCTGCTGACCGCCACCGGGCCCGGTGCCTACGCGTACGTGGCCCCGCTGCGGACGTTCGCCCGGCACCGCGCCCGCGAGAGCTACGGCGCGCCCGGCCGCGACGACGTCCGCACCCTGCTGCGCGCCGTGCCCTGATCCGTCCTCGGGCGTGCCCTTTTCGCCCGGCCCGGCGATGACGTGGGTGCCATGTCACCGACCACGGGCGTTCGGTACTCCGGCGACCCGGCTAGGAGGGCACCATGCGCAGACTCGTCACCGGGCTCGCCGGACTCGGCATGCTCGCCACCGTTCTGACCGGCGCGGGGACGGCGGCGTCCGAGCCGCCGCACGTGCCCGGCGGCCCGTGCCTGCAGGAGGATCAGAACGTCAGCCTGTCCAGCGTCGCCGGCTACGACGACGTCGTCCAGGCGCTGGACCGGATCGAGCGGACCAGCCAGGGCCGCGTCAGCGTGCAGTCGGCCGGCGCCTCCGGTGAGGGGCGCGAGCTGTACCACGCCACCGTCGGCACCGGCCCGACGACGTTCTGGCTGCAGGCCCGCATCCACGGCAACGAGCTGCACAGCACCGAGGCCGTGCTGCAGATCCTCGACCACCTGGCGAGCGGCTCGCCGGACGCCCGGCTGATCCGCGAGAACCTCACCGTCGTCGTGATCCCGATGTACAACCCCGACGGCGCCGAGGCGAACATCCGGCAGAGCACCACGCCGACCCGCATCGACCTCAACCGCGACTGGGAGAACTTCGCCCAGCCCGAGACCGTCGCGTTCTGGAGGCTGTGGCGCGACGTCGCACCGGAGCTGGCCCTGGACCTGCACCACATGGGCGAGGCGCCGATCGTCGAGGGCACGAACGACCTCAACCAGTTCCAGATCGGCGCCCGCTCCATCGACCCGAGCCGGATGACGGCCGAGCAGTGGCTGACGAACCGTCAGATGGCCATGGCCAGCGTCGAGGCACTGGACCAGTACGGGCTGGCGAACGTCGCGCACTACCCGCTGATCGACATCACCAACGCCGGCCTCAGCCGCATGCTCATGGGCGGCACCGCGCCGGCCGGTGAGCAGCCGGTCCTGCAGAGCCCGACGATGGGCGCGATCTTCTACGAGGTCCGCTCCGTAGGACAGAAGAGCAACGGGCAACTGGAGAACCTGTTCCGCATCCCGACGATGGCGGTCCTGCGGGCCGCGGCCGACGGGTCGCTCGCCACGCAGGACGTGTCCGGGTACGAGGACCTGCCGTTCGCGAGCCAGGAGCAGTGCGGCCGGTTCTGACCCACCGACCCCGGGGCCGGCCCGTAACGTGCGCGGGCCGGCCCCGGTTCCTGGTCAGCCGCCCAGCAGCGCGTCGCCGAGCGCCGTCCGGGCGTAGAGGACCACCCGGCCGGTGCGGTGCGACGTCACCAGGCCGGCCGCGCGCAACGCGCCCAGGTGCTGCGAGACGCCGCCGGCGGTGAGCGCGGTGCGGCGGGCCAGTTCGCCGGTCGACGCGGGGGAGTCCAGCTGGGCCAGCAGCAGCGCCCGGGACCGGCCGACCACCCCGGCCAGCGCATCGGGTGCCGCCGGCCGGCCGCGCTCCCACAGTGTCGCGACCCCGCGGGCCGGGTAGCGCACGACCGGCTGCCACGGCTCCTCCGTTTTCGAGGCGACGTGCGGCCACAGGAACGCCGACGGCACCAGCACCAGGCCGCGGCCGCGCAGCCGCCGGGTCTCGCTGACCGACACGTGCCTGACGGTGAGCGCGTCGCCGGACCACGCGATCGCCGGGTCGAGGTCGGCGAACAGCGCCGGTGCGCCGCCGGCGGCCAGTCGCCGGGCCCGGTACAGCACGTCGCCCTCGAGCAGGTCGCGCAGCCGCGGCCACGACGGCGCCAGCGCCAGCTCCCAGTACGCCGCGACCGTCTCGACCAGCGCGTCCAGCGCCGGCCGCCCGCCGGTCACCAGCGCCGGGTCGGTCGCGCGCAGCAGCGCCAGCTCGTCGTCCAGCTCGGGCGTCGGCGTGACGGGGGTGGGCGCGAGGTAGCCGGGCAGCGTCCGGCCGGCCGCCGGCACCTGGGTCGTGAGCGGGCGCAGGTCCAGGCCGGAGCCGGCCAGCCGCTCGCGCGTCGCCTTGACCCACGGCAGCTGCAGCGCGTGCGCGGCCGGCTGGCGCAGCACCCGGACGCTCGCGACCACCTCCCACAGCGGCGAGAAGGCGAACCGCGTGAGCGAGAGGTCCTGGGCGGTGAAGGTCAGCTCGAGCATTCAGCTCAGCCTAAATCTCTCGGCAGCGCGGCCGCCAGCCACGAGGGTGACGCCATGACCGTCACCGCCCCGCCGCGACCGCGGCGCGACCTCCACCTGCTCTACGCCGCCGCGACCGCGAGCAAGCTGGGCATGGAGGTCGGCTCGTTCGCACTGCCACTGGTCGCCGTCATCGCGCTGGACGCCTCGCCGGGCCAGGTGGGGCTGGTGGCGACGCTGACGACCGCCGCGTTCCTGCTGATCGGGCTGCCCGCCGGGGTGTGGGTGGACCGGGCCCGCCGCCGCGGCATCATGGTCGCCGCCGACCTCGTCCGCGCGGCCCTCTACGCGTCGATCCCGATCGCCTGGGGGCTGGACCTGCTGACGATGGAGCAGCTCTACCTCGTGGCGTTGCTGGCCGGGTTCGCGACGGTGTTCTTCGACGTCTCGGCGCTGAGCTACCTGCCGCACGTCGCCGGGCGGGACCGGCTGATGTCGGCCAACTCGGTGCTCGGCAGCATCGACTCCGTCGTGCACATCGGCGGGCAGAGCGCCGCGGGGTTCCTGGTGCAACTGGCGTCGGCGCCGGTCGCGATGGTCACGACGGCGGCCGGCTACGTGCTGTCGGGCGGGTTCCTGGCCGGGATCCGGCGGCGTGAGCCCGCCGTCGCGACGTCCGGCGCGCCACGCGAGCCGCTGGTCCGCTCGATCGCCGCCGGCGTCCGGTTCGTGGCCGGCCACCGGATCCTGCGCTCCGTCGCCGTGGCCGGGGCGATGACGAACCTCGGTATGCAGTTGGTGCTGGTCATGTTGCCGGTGCTGGTCGTACAGCGGCTGGGCCTGTCGCCCGGCGTGCTCGGCCTGTTCTTCGCCGTCGGCGGGGTGAGTGGGCTGATCGGCGCGGCGACGGCGACCCGCGTGGTCGGCCGGCTGGGAGCCGGCCGTGCGCTGTGGCTGCTCGGCGTGCTGGTCGGGCCGGCCGGGCTGCTGGTGCCGCTGATCGGGCCCGGCCCATGGCTCTGGGTGGCCGGCGCCGGCTGGGTGGTATTGGTCTTCAAGATCTCCGTCGACAACGTCGTGCTGGTCAGCTTCCGGCAGCGGGTCACCCCGGACCACCTGCTCGGGCGGCAGAACGCGACGATGCGGTTCCTGCTGACCGGTTCGGTGGCGATCGGCGCCGGGCTGTCCGGGCTGATCGGCGCGACGGCCGGCCCGCGGGCGGCGCTCTGGGCCGGGGCCGGCGTGCTGGCGCTGGTGTGGGTGCCGCTCTACCTGTCGCCGTTGCGGCGGCTGCGCTCGCTCACCGACGCGACGTCCTGAGCGATCGCCTCGATCTCGTCGGCGAACCGCTTCGGCGCGTCGAGCGGGACGAAGGTCCGGGCCTTGGGCACCGACACGAAGGTGGCGTCGCGGAACGCCCCCTGGAGCCGCCGGCCCAGCTTGGTTGTGAAGGCGCGGTCGTCGGCGCCCCAGACCAGTGAGACGGGGCCCGGGAAGCGGTCCAGCCGGGTCGAGACGTCGAGCAGCTCGTCCGCGTCGGCCGCCTTCAGGAACCGCACCAGGTCGCGGACGACACCGTCGTCGCTGAGCGCGGGTTCGATCCAGGAGCGGGTCAGGTCGGCCGGGAGGTCGTGCGCCAGCAGGCCGAACCCGAGCCAGGACTGCCGCAGCGGGCGGACCCGCATCTGCCCGGCCAGGAACCGGGCGCGGCGCTCGTTCCGGAGCAGCGCGAACAGCGGCTTGAAGGGCGTGGGAGGGAAGACGTCGAGGCCGTCGCAGTTGCTGAGCACGACCCGTCCGACGCGGCTGGGGTTCTCGTCGATGACGAACTGGGCCAGCGCGCCGCCGGTGTCGTTGCCGACCAGCGTGACGGCGTCCAGGTCCAGCGCGTCGAGGAACTCGACGACCAGGCGCGCGACGCCGCGCGGCGACAGGTCGGCGTCGGGCTTCATGGCCGTGCGGTGTGCGCCGAGCGGCCAGTCGGGCGCGTAGGACCGGATCCCGCGCTCCGCCAGGAGGTCGGCCACCCTCGACCACAGCCTCCCATCGGTGAGCAGCGCGTGGACGAACACGACGGGCGGCGCGGCGGACGTGTCCGGTCCCGCGACGCGGTAGTGCATTTCGCCGGCGGAGAGCTCGATCGTGGCCATGGGAGGACCTCCTAGACTCAAGAACACAAACAAACAGGCTGCACGTAAGGTAACATACAGACAGTATGAATGTTAAGCGTCGCACTCAAGC is from Jiangella alkaliphila and encodes:
- a CDS encoding NmrA/HSCARG family protein, with translation MTEQKIIAVVGATGQQGGGVARAILDDPERRFALRALTRRPDSDAAKALAAQGAEIVTADLDDEASVRAALDGAYGGFFVTAFWEYNSVEREQRQARVLAGAAAAAGLRHVIWSTLPDTRAHIDPDDDRAPTLEGGYKVPHFDGKGEADAFFAEAGVPTTYLSTTFYFEAFIDFFRPARGEDGVLSVKVPMGDSKLPGIAAEDIGRTAFGIFARGPELAGQTVSISGENLTGAEYAAAFSKELGETVEYRPMSLDEVRALPVPGADDIANMFFFYAEHEDAFAGARVPEKVRELNPHLQDFAGWLAAHRDAFTATR
- a CDS encoding alpha/beta fold hydrolase, producing MATIELSAGEMHYRVAGPDTSAAPPVVFVHALLTDGRLWSRVADLLAERGIRSYAPDWPLGAHRTAMKPDADLSPRGVARLVVEFLDALDLDAVTLVGNDTGGALAQFVIDENPSRVGRVVLSNCDGLDVFPPTPFKPLFALLRNERRARFLAGQMRVRPLRQSWLGFGLLAHDLPADLTRSWIEPALSDDGVVRDLVRFLKAADADELLDVSTRLDRFPGPVSLVWGADDRAFTTKLGRRLQGAFRDATFVSVPKARTFVPLDAPKRFADEIEAIAQDVASVSERSRRNGDR
- a CDS encoding M14 family zinc carboxypeptidase; translation: MRRLVTGLAGLGMLATVLTGAGTAASEPPHVPGGPCLQEDQNVSLSSVAGYDDVVQALDRIERTSQGRVSVQSAGASGEGRELYHATVGTGPTTFWLQARIHGNELHSTEAVLQILDHLASGSPDARLIRENLTVVVIPMYNPDGAEANIRQSTTPTRIDLNRDWENFAQPETVAFWRLWRDVAPELALDLHHMGEAPIVEGTNDLNQFQIGARSIDPSRMTAEQWLTNRQMAMASVEALDQYGLANVAHYPLIDITNAGLSRMLMGGTAPAGEQPVLQSPTMGAIFYEVRSVGQKSNGQLENLFRIPTMAVLRAAADGSLATQDVSGYEDLPFASQEQCGRF
- a CDS encoding ArsR/SmtB family transcription factor encodes the protein MLELTFTAQDLSLTRFAFSPLWEVVASVRVLRQPAAHALQLPWVKATRERLAGSGLDLRPLTTQVPAAGRTLPGYLAPTPVTPTPELDDELALLRATDPALVTGGRPALDALVETVAAYWELALAPSWPRLRDLLEGDVLYRARRLAAGGAPALFADLDPAIAWSGDALTVRHVSVSETRRLRGRGLVLVPSAFLWPHVASKTEEPWQPVVRYPARGVATLWERGRPAAPDALAGVVGRSRALLLAQLDSPASTGELARRTALTAGGVSQHLGALRAAGLVTSHRTGRVVLYARTALGDALLGG
- a CDS encoding AfsR/SARP family transcriptional regulator — protein: MADELRFELLGPVRAWRGDDEVALGSPQQRSLLAFLLLQDGTPVTAGQAVAALWDGEPPPAAVGMVRSYVSRLRRALGPGAVGSVAGGYAVRAGRTDLTEFRRLLAAARSVWRSGDGDAAAAATALRSALALWQGTPLAGVPADFAAFERVRLAELRLTALEDLAAADIGAGRSAEAAADLAELAAEEPLRERPRELLMLALYRSGRQADALAVFADVQRRLADELGLYPGPDLREMQRRILAADPALDLPDAVPAEPRPSPPAFAGPVARPCQLPPDLPDFVGRREELAAAAAALTPSAGTVPVVGVEGLARIGKTAFAVHLGRTLPHFTEGHLFVDLATSADPLTELLRGIGVPAGELPGSAGERATLWRTLSADRRLLIVLDDARDGAQVRSLLPGAGGAAVLVTARQRLYGLAATRWLTLGVLPGDDARTLLERLVGAERLRREPDAARTLLGRAGGLPQVVQTLGERIASRPDWTLAVALERLHRPEPGSPVRPPECSAIEDPYDAMLVGLAPEQVRAFLLLSVPELPEVTPAMAAQVLGLPLDAAAALVESLVDLHLLTATGPGAYAYVAPLRTFARHRARESYGAPGRDDVRTLLRAVP
- a CDS encoding MFS transporter yields the protein MTVTAPPRPRRDLHLLYAAATASKLGMEVGSFALPLVAVIALDASPGQVGLVATLTTAAFLLIGLPAGVWVDRARRRGIMVAADLVRAALYASIPIAWGLDLLTMEQLYLVALLAGFATVFFDVSALSYLPHVAGRDRLMSANSVLGSIDSVVHIGGQSAAGFLVQLASAPVAMVTTAAGYVLSGGFLAGIRRREPAVATSGAPREPLVRSIAAGVRFVAGHRILRSVAVAGAMTNLGMQLVLVMLPVLVVQRLGLSPGVLGLFFAVGGVSGLIGAATATRVVGRLGAGRALWLLGVLVGPAGLLVPLIGPGPWLWVAGAGWVVLVFKISVDNVVLVSFRQRVTPDHLLGRQNATMRFLLTGSVAIGAGLSGLIGATAGPRAALWAGAGVLALVWVPLYLSPLRRLRSLTDATS